CCGAGCGTCTGGTCGTCGAACCCGGCAGCGGCGGCACGGGAGTTGGCCTTGACCGAGATGCGCGGCACGCTCTGCGACAGGTTGCTGCTGACGTCGGTGACGCCGTCGAGTTCCGCGACGGCGGAGCGGACCTGCTCGGCCGCCGTGCGCAGCGTGCCGGCGTCGGCCGCCTTCACGACCACGCTGAGGTCCTGGCTGCCGAAGCCGTCACCGGCGGAGACCGTGGTGGTGCCGATGCCGGAGAGCTTCTTCAGACCGGACTCGATGCTGTCCTGGACATCGCCGGAGGAGGCGCTGTCGTCCAGCATGACCTGGTAGGACGCCTGGTTGGTGTCGGTGCCGCCGCCGAACGCCGCCATGAACCCGGACGAGCCGATCGTCACCTGGTAGTCCTTGACGCCCTTGACGCCGGCGAGCAGCTTCTCGACCTTCTTGGCCTGCTCGTCGGTGGCCGCCAGGCTGGCGCCGGGCTTCAGCGTCTGCTTGACGGTGAGGACCTCCTGCTCGCCCTGGTCGAAGAAGTTCGTCTTCAGCAGCGGCGCCATGCCGAACGTGCCGATCAGGACGACGGCCGCGATGGCCACGCTGGTGAGGCGGCGGCGGGTCGCGAAGCGCAGGACGGGCACGTAGACGCGCTGGAGGCGGCTCTTGGCCTCCTTCTCCTCGGCCAGCCTGCGGGCCTCCTCGGCGTCGGCCGGGGTGTCCTTCGGCGCCCGCAGGAACCAGTACGACAGCACCGGCACGACCGTCAGCGACACCAGCAGCGACGCCAGCAGGGCCGCCGTCACGGTCAGGCTGAAGGAGCCGAACAGCTCGCCCACCATGCCGCCGACCAGACCGATCGGCAGGAAGACGGCGACCGTGGTGAGCGTCGAGGACGTCACCGCGCCCGCCACCTCGCGGACCGCCTTGAGGATGGCCTCCTCGCGCTCCTCGCCGTAGCCGAGGTGGCGCTTGATGTTCTCCAGGACCACGATCGAGTCGTCGACGACCCGGCCGATCGCGATGGTCAGCGCGCCCAGCGTCAGCATGTTCAGCGACAGGTCGCGCGTCCACAGCACGATCAGCGCGAGGACGACGGAGAGCGGGATGCTGACCGCGGTGACCAGGGTGGAGCGGACCGACGCCAGGAAGACCAGGATGACGAGGACCGCGAACAGCAGGCCGAGCCCGCCCTCGGTGGTCAGTCCGCTGATCGCCTTGGAGACCGCGGGGCCCTGGTCGCTGACGACCGTGATCTTCGCCGCGGAACCGAGGTCCTTGCGCAGGTCGGGAAGCTTGTCCTCGACGGCCTTGGAGATCGCGACGGCGCTGCCGTCGTGGTCCATGGTGACCATCACGGCGAGGCTGGGCTCGCCGTCGGTGCGGGTGAGCGAGGTGGCGGTGGCCTGCCGCTGCTCGACGGTGGCGACGTCCCCGAGGCGGACCGGCTTGTCGACGCCGGGGCCGCCCACCATCAGGTCCTTGACCTGCTTCAGGGAGGTGTAGCCGCCGCCGACCTGGACGGTGCGGTTGGCGCCGCCCTCGTCGAAGGAGCCGCCGGTGAGGGTGGCGCCGCCGGCCTGGAGCGCCTGCGCGAGGGACTGCGTGGTGAGACCGGCCTTCGCGAGCTTCGCGTCGTCGGGGGTGACGGCGACCTGGAGGTCGCGCACGCCGTCGACGGTGACCTGGGCGACGCCGTCGATGCCCTTCAGGGCCGTGACGACCGTGCGGTCGAGTTGGTCGGCCAGCGCCTGCTGGTCGCGGTCGGAGGTGACGGCGAGGACGACGGTCGGGATGTCGTCCGTGGAGCCGGCCACGACCTGCGGGTCGACGCCGTCGGGGAGCTGGGCGCGGGCCCGGTTGACGGCCTGCTGGACGTCGGCGACGAGCTGCTTGGTGTCGTTGCCGAAGTCGAAGGACGCCATGATCAGGGCGTTGCCCTCACTGGCGGTCGAGGTGACGCCCGAGATGCCGTCGACCGCTTCGAGGTTGTTCTCGATCGGCTCGATGACCTGCTTCTCGACGACGTCGGGCGAGGCGCCCTGGTAAGGCGCGATCACCGAGACCATGGGGAGTTCGATGGAAGGCAGCAGCTGCTGCTTCAGCTGAGGTATCGCGATCGCGCCGAAGACGAGCGCGACGAGCGAGATCAGCCCGATCAACGCCCTTTGCGCGAGGCTGAATCTGGACAACCCTGACATGGGGCTCATGGGTGGGGATCTCTCTCCTCTGGAAGCGGCAGACGCGGCCCTCTCCACCCTGTGCCATGCGCGGGGCCCGTTCCGTAGCTCCCAGGTCCAGTTCCTTATCCGGCGCATACTCCGCCCGCAGTACGGCCGGGTCGGGGTCACTCCACCCTCGGGCGGACCAACCCCGACTCGTAGGCGATGACGACCAGCTGGGCCCGGTCGCGGGCGCCCAGCTTGGCCATGGCCCGGTTGACATGCGTCTTGACCGTCAGCGGACTCACCGCGAGCCGCTCCGCGATCTCGTCGTTCGAGTGCCCGCCCGCCACCTGCACCAGCACCTCGCGCTCGCGCACCGTCAACGCGTCGAGCCGCCGGGCGCGGGCCGGGTCGCGGCCGTCGTCGGACGGGTCGCCCTGCGCGAGGAAGCGGGCGATCAGGCCCTTGGTCGCGGCCGGCGACAGCAGGGCCTCGCCGCCCGCCGCGATCCTGATGGCCGCGAGCAGCTCCTCCGGTTCGCTGCCCTTGCCGAGGAACCCGGAGGCGCCCGCGCGCAGCGACCGCACCACGTAGTCGTCGACCTCGAACGTCGTCAGGATCACCACCCTGACATGGGCGAGGGAGGCGTCGGCGCTGATCATGCGGGTGGCGGCGAGACCGTCGGTGCCGGGCATCCTGATGTCCATCAGGACGACGTCGGCGCGCTGCTCCCTGGCCAGCCGTACCGCCTCGGCGCCGTCGGCGGCCTCTCCGACGACCTCCATGTCGGACTCGGAGTCGACCAGCACCCGGAAGGCGCTGCGCAACAGGGCCTGGTCGTCGGCGAGCAGGACACGGATGGTCATACGGGCTCTCCCCTGGCGGCCGTGCGGGTGGTGACCGGCAGGATCGCATGGACGCGGTAGCCGCCTCCGTAGCGGGGACCGGTGGTGAGGGTGCCGCGCAGGGCGGTGACCCGCTCGCGCATGCCGAGCAGCCCGTGGCCGCCGGAGTCGGGGACGACGCGGTCGCCCGAGCCGTCGTCGAGGACGGTGACCTCGATGTCCGGCCCCACCCTGACGACGCTGACCTCCGCCGTGGCCCCGCTGCCCGCGTGTTTCTGCACGTTGGTGAGGGCTTCCTGGATGACCCGGTAGGCGGCCAGGTCGACGGCGGCGGGCAGGGTGGTGTCCTGGTCGGCGCGGGCCGTCTCCACCCGCAGGCCGGCGCTGCGGAAGGTGCCGACGAGTTCGTCGAGGCGGTCGAGCCCCGGCGCCGGTTCGGTGGGCGCCTCGGGGTCGCCCGACTGCCGCAGCAGGCCGACGGTGGCGCGCAGCTCGCTGAGCGCGGAGCGGCCGGCCTCCCGGACGTGCGCGAGGGCCTCCTTGGCCTGGTCGGGGCGCTTGTCCATGACGTGCGCAGCGACCCCGGCCTGGACGTTGACCAGCGCGATGTGGTGGGCGACGACGTCGTGCAGGTCGCGGGCGATGCGCAGGCGCTCCTCCGCGACCCGGCGCAGCGCCTCCTCCTCACGGGTCCGTTCGGCGCGCTCGGCGCGTTCCCTGATGGCCTGCACGACGGCGCGACGGCTGCGGACGGCGTCGCCCGCGGTGGCGCCGATGCCGGTCCAGGCGAAGATCGCCAGGTTCTCCTGGGCGTACCAGGGCAGCGGTCCCGCGAGCATCGAGGCGCCGGTCAGCACGGTCATGGTGAGCAGTCCGAGGCGCACGGTGGTGACCCGGTCGGTGGTGGCGGCGACCGTGTAGAGGGCGATCACCGCGGACATCGCGACCGGGGCGCGGGGATCGCCGACGACGCTCTCGATCAGCGCGACGGTCCCGGTGAGGGCGAGGACCGTGCGGGGGGCGCGGCGGCGGAAGACGAGGGCGGCGGCGCCGAGCACGATGAGGACCAGGGCGAGCGGGTTGGGCGTGCGGACGGCCCAGGTGACGGTGGAGCCGCCGTGCAGGTCCTGATTGTGGGCGTCGACGAAGGTGGCCCCGACCATGCAGACGAGCACCCCGACCGCCAGGACCGCGTCGAGCGCCAGAGGGTGCGCGACGACGTGACAGCGGGCTCGGGACAGGGTGCGACTCACGGATGAACGATACGGGCCACGACGGCGGGGCGGGATGGCCCGGGGGCGGATGGGGCGCACGGGCACCAGGCAGGCCGGCCCGGCCGGGGCCTAGCCCGGGATCAGGCCGTCGTCGCCGAGCATCTCCCTGACCTCGTCCAGGGTGGCGTCCGGGGACGGGAGGATGAGGTCGGAGGGGGCGAGGGAGTCGTCGGGGACCGGGGTGCCCAGGTCCCTGACCTTGTCGAGGAGCGCCTGGAGGGTGCGCCGGAAGGCGGAGTCGTCGCCCGACTCCACCTCCGCGAGCAGCTCGTCGTCGAGCCGGTTCAGCTCGGTGAGGTGGCTCCCCGCCAGCCTCACCTGTCCCTCCCCCA
The sequence above is a segment of the Streptomyces griseoviridis genome. Coding sequences within it:
- a CDS encoding efflux RND transporter permease subunit, giving the protein MSGLSRFSLAQRALIGLISLVALVFGAIAIPQLKQQLLPSIELPMVSVIAPYQGASPDVVEKQVIEPIENNLEAVDGISGVTSTASEGNALIMASFDFGNDTKQLVADVQQAVNRARAQLPDGVDPQVVAGSTDDIPTVVLAVTSDRDQQALADQLDRTVVTALKGIDGVAQVTVDGVRDLQVAVTPDDAKLAKAGLTTQSLAQALQAGGATLTGGSFDEGGANRTVQVGGGYTSLKQVKDLMVGGPGVDKPVRLGDVATVEQRQATATSLTRTDGEPSLAVMVTMDHDGSAVAISKAVEDKLPDLRKDLGSAAKITVVSDQGPAVSKAISGLTTEGGLGLLFAVLVILVFLASVRSTLVTAVSIPLSVVLALIVLWTRDLSLNMLTLGALTIAIGRVVDDSIVVLENIKRHLGYGEEREEAILKAVREVAGAVTSSTLTTVAVFLPIGLVGGMVGELFGSFSLTVTAALLASLLVSLTVVPVLSYWFLRAPKDTPADAEEARRLAEEKEAKSRLQRVYVPVLRFATRRRLTSVAIAAVVLIGTFGMAPLLKTNFFDQGEQEVLTVKQTLKPGASLAATDEQAKKVEKLLAGVKGVKDYQVTIGSSGFMAAFGGGTDTNQASYQVMLDDSASSGDVQDSIESGLKKLSGIGTTTVSAGDGFGSQDLSVVVKAADAGTLRTAAEQVRSAVAELDGVTDVSSNLSQSVPRISVKANSRAAAAGFDDQTLGAAVAQAVRGTTAAKAILDDAERDVVIVSAKPARTLAQLKALPLGPVELGDIATVKVVDGPVSMTRIDGQRAATITARPTGDNTGAVSQDLTTKLDALKLPEGATASIGGVSEDQDSAFKNLALAMLAAIAIVFMLLVATFRSLAQPLILLVSVPFAATGAIGLLLVTGTPMGVPAMIGMLMLIGIVVTNAIVLIDLINQYRKDGYGIVEAVVEGGRHRLRPILMTALATIFALLPMALGVTGEGGFIAQPLAVVVIGGLITSTLLTLLLVPTLYAMLELRKERRAAKRAAKKEKRAETPEVREPANV
- a CDS encoding sensor histidine kinase, encoding MSRTLSRARCHVVAHPLALDAVLAVGVLVCMVGATFVDAHNQDLHGGSTVTWAVRTPNPLALVLIVLGAAALVFRRRAPRTVLALTGTVALIESVVGDPRAPVAMSAVIALYTVAATTDRVTTVRLGLLTMTVLTGASMLAGPLPWYAQENLAIFAWTGIGATAGDAVRSRRAVVQAIRERAERAERTREEEALRRVAEERLRIARDLHDVVAHHIALVNVQAGVAAHVMDKRPDQAKEALAHVREAGRSALSELRATVGLLRQSGDPEAPTEPAPGLDRLDELVGTFRSAGLRVETARADQDTTLPAAVDLAAYRVIQEALTNVQKHAGSGATAEVSVVRVGPDIEVTVLDDGSGDRVVPDSGGHGLLGMRERVTALRGTLTTGPRYGGGYRVHAILPVTTRTAARGEPV
- a CDS encoding response regulator codes for the protein MTIRVLLADDQALLRSAFRVLVDSESDMEVVGEAADGAEAVRLAREQRADVVLMDIRMPGTDGLAATRMISADASLAHVRVVILTTFEVDDYVVRSLRAGASGFLGKGSEPEELLAAIRIAAGGEALLSPAATKGLIARFLAQGDPSDDGRDPARARRLDALTVREREVLVQVAGGHSNDEIAERLAVSPLTVKTHVNRAMAKLGARDRAQLVVIAYESGLVRPRVE
- the pspAA gene encoding PspA-associated protein PspAA yields the protein MIVRIMGEGQVRLAGSHLTELNRLDDELLAEVESGDDSAFRRTLQALLDKVRDLGTPVPDDSLAPSDLILPSPDATLDEVREMLGDDGLIPG